The following proteins are encoded in a genomic region of Entelurus aequoreus isolate RoL-2023_Sb linkage group LG01, RoL_Eaeq_v1.1, whole genome shotgun sequence:
- the cdk16 gene encoding cyclin-dependent kinase 16 — MERMRKIKRQLSLTLGRGGAGGGDRTLSDHQEVTSHSDSEAGGHRPSTGGVKIRGSSSSVQSLLQSYSRRPRGLGRSLSSYLNHSSRLEIVHEDVKMSSDGENEPTSSSDDVQSPVRVRMRTKKISSEDINKRLSLPADIRLPDGYLEKCNVIGPALFEQPISRRLRRVSLSEIGFGKLETYVKLDKLGEGTYATVYKGRSKLTDNLVALKEIRLEHEEGAPCTAIREVSLLKDLKHANIVTLHDIIHTQKSLTLVFEYLDKDLKQYLDDCGNVIHVHNVKLFLFQLLRGLSYCHRRKVLHRDLKPQNLLINERGELKLADFGLARAKSIPTKTYSNEVVTLWYRPPDILLGSTDYSTHIDMWGVGCILYEMTTGRPLFPGSTVEEELHFIFKLLGTPTEDSWPGISSNEEFVATNYPQYPPENLSDHTPRLSSDGVQLLSKFLQFVGKRRTSADEAMSHCYFNNLGSRVRTLSDTTSIFTLPEIQLEPEKLKAADPVNSLSRRRSLLF, encoded by the exons AGGCAGGCGGCCATCGCCCTTCAACAGGGGGAGTCAAAATCCGAGGGTCGTCTTCATCCGTTCAGTCTCTCCTCCAGTCATACAGTCGCAGACCTCGCGGTCTGGGACGCAGTCTGAGCTCGTACTTGAACCACAGCAGCCGACTGG AGATCGTCCACGAGGACGTCAAGATGAGCTCCGACGGCGAAAACGAGCCCACGTCCTCCTCGGACGACGTTCAAAGTCCAGTTCGAGTGAGAATGAGGACCAAGAAGATCTCCAGCGAG GACATCAACAAACGCTTGTCCTTGCCGGCGGACATCCGTCTTCCAGACGGTTATCTGGAGAAGTGCAATGTGATTGGCCCAGCTCTGTTTGAACAGCCAATCAGCCGGCGGCTGCGCAGAGTGTCCCTG TCAGAGATCGGCTTCGGCAAACTGGAGACGTACGTCAAACTGGACAAGCTGGGAGAG GGTACGTACGCCACAGTGTACAAAGGACGCAGCAAGCTGACGGACAACTTGGTGGCTTTGAAGGAAATCCGTCTGGAACATGAAGAAGGAGCTCCGTGTACGGCCATCAGAGAAG TGTCTCTGCTGAAGGACCTGAAACATGCCAACATCGTGACGCTTCATGACATCAtccacacacagaagtccctcaCACTGGTGTTTGAGTATCTG GACAAAGATTTAAAACAGTACCTGGACGACTGTGGCAATGTCATCCATGTGCACAACGTCAAA CTTTTCCTCTTCCAGCTACTACGAGGCTTGTCCTACTGCCATCGCAGGAAAGTTCTCCATCGAGACCTCAAGCCCCAAAACCTGCTCATCAACGAGCGGGGAGAGCTCAAACTCGCCGACTTTG GTCTGGCCCGGGCCAAGTCAATCCCGACCAAGACGTACTCTAACGAGGTGGTGACACTTTGGTACCGCCCACCAGACATCCTACTCGGCAGCACTGATTACTCCACACACATCGACATGTG gggtgtGGGCTGTATTTTGTACGAGATGACAACAGGTCGGCCATTGTTTCCTGGTTCCACAGTGGAGGAGGagctgcacttcatcttcaagtTGTTGG GAACGCCAACTGAAGATAGCTGGCCTGGAATCAGTTCCAATGAAGAATTTGTGGCCACCAATTATCCTCAGTACCCCCCCGAGAACCTGAGCGATCACACACCCAG GCTCAGCAGTGACGGCGTCCAGCTGTTGTCGAAGTTCCTGCAG TTTGTAGGAAAGAGGAGGACTTCAGCCGACGAGGCCATGAGCCATTGTTACTTCAACAACCTTGGAAGCAGAGTGCGCACACTTTCCGACA CCACGTCAATCTTCACTCTGCCCGAAATTCAACTGGAACCGGAAAAGCTGAAAGCAGCCGATCCAG tCAACAGTCTGAGCAGGAGGCGGAGTCTTCTCTTCTGA